The Algoriphagus halophilus sequence TTCTGAATGAATAAAGATGTATTCTTCGGATTTGGTACTGACTACATGGCAAGAAAACTCATCGTCCGTTTCCTCAAATACTAGTCGATCCTCTTCTACAGGAGTGCCAAGAACATGTCGGTATATTTGATGGGCACGTAGGGTTTCTGGATCTTGTTTGGAGTAGAAGATGGTTTGATTATCTGAGGCCCAAGTTAAGTTTCCAGTCACATTGGGAATGGTATCTTCCAGGAGTTCACCGGTACTTAGGTCCTTGAAATAAATGGTATAAATTCTTCTTCCCACCTCATCTGCGGCAAAGGCCAATAGGTGCTGGTTTGGAGAACTAGAGGTGCCACCCACTTGGTAGTAACTTTTACCCTCAGCGAGCTTATTGACGTCCAACAGAATTTCCTCAGGATGATCTAAAGAGTTGGCTTTTCTGCAATAGATGGGATATTCAGACCCTTTTTCATATCGGGCATACCAATAATATCCGGATTTAAAATAGGGTACACTTTGATCATCTTCCTTGATCCTTCCTTTGATTTCTTCAAAAAGCGCTTTTTGAAATTCTTCTGTATGCTTTAGGTTCTCTTTCAAAAAGGCATTTTCCTCATTCAGGTATTCGATTACTGCTGGATTTTCCCGTTCTCTCATCCAAAAGTAATTGTCTATTCGTTGATGACCATGAGTTTCTATAATCTCTGGTTTTTTGGCTGCAATGGGTGACTTCATATCTTGATTTACTAAGCTGCAATGTTAATGAAAAAATGGGGTAGCAGGTTCCATTTTTGTATAAGTAAGCACCGAAAAGAAGATGAGCTAATAAAAAAAGTGATTAGTATTTTATTCAAGTACTTGTTTACAAAGAGAATAATTAAAATATTCAGTCAAATTATCAACCATTAACCTTTTATATATGGGAATGCTTAAAGAGTTTAAAGACTTTGCCGTCAAAGGCAATGTGGTCGATCTGGCCGTTGCTGTCATCATAGGTGGTGCCTTTGGAAAGATCGTTACCTCATTTGTAAATGATATTGTCATGCCTCCGATAGGCTTGATGATAGGAGGGGTCAATTTTAAAAATTTGGCTGTTGTTTTGAAAGAAGCGGTCGTAGATGATGCAGGGGAAGTGGTTACTGCAGCTGTCACTTTAAATTACGGAGCTTTTATTCAAAATGTAGTGGACTTTACCATCATTGCTTTTGTGATTTTTCTGGCAGTGAAAGCCATTAACAACATGAAAAAGAAAGAAGCTGCTGCACCGCCACCTCCGCCACCAGCACCTCCAAAATCTGAAGTATTGCTAGAGGAAATTAGAGACCTTCTGAAAAATAAGGAAAAGTAATCCTTCCAAAAAAAAATAGCCCCAAACCTACATCTCGTTCGTTTGGGGCTATTGTTTAGCGGTCTTCCCGTCTTTGTCTTTGGTATATATGCCGGGCAAAATCCCTTGAAAGACCATTCAATAGAAATAGTTGATTGTAACTGATGACCGAAGAAGCCTTACTCACGAATTTTTTCTCCTCGTTGAGTAATTGTTGTTGTAGCTCAAATCGTTTCTCTACCCTGTTTTTTGCCTCCTCTTCTGAGATCGGCTGATCTCTCCGGTCATTAAGTTCAGCCATTTGACGAATCATGGCTTCTCTTTTATCACTGAATTCATTGTAGATGGGCCAAAACTTTTCAGCTTGCTCTGAATTCAAATCCAAGCGCGTGGTAATAAAGGCCACCTTTGCAGCTTTTAATTTTTCGGGATCATATCTTTCTCCACCTCTCTGGGCATAGACAGCTCCAACTAATAAGGTGAATAATAGGACTATTGTATATTTTTTCATGTTCAATACCAGATTTCTTCCTGCTCTGATGAAGCATCCTCAATGAAAGGATTTTCATCTTGAATAATTTCATTTAATATCTCCTCCGGGTTGTCTGACATACTGAGTATATCTTCTGCCGACCAATACTGACTATCGATATAAAGATCGATTTCCTGCTCCATGATCAATTGTTCTGAAGTAGCATCCATTTTAGAGTATTGCCAGACTCCTAACCCTGCGATCAAGATCACTGAAGCAGCCCATTTCATCCAAGGATCACTTTCCTTTTTGTTGGCTTTCAATATGATCTGATCTGGAAGCTTGTCAAAGTATCCATCAGGTGACTTTAAATCTTTTATTTTTGGCAGTGTTTGCATACTAATTATTAGACTTAAAATTGGGTCAATGGTTTATTCTTCTAATACGCTTTGTTCAATTTTTTTTACCGCATGATGGTAGCTTGCTTTTAAAGCCCCTATGCTGGTACCGGTTATTTCAGCGATTTGATCATAGGTCAAATCTTCCTGGTTTTTTAGTTGGAAGACTAGTCGTTGCTTTTCAGGGAGGGATTGCATTGCCCGTTGTAATTTCATCTGTATTTGATCCCCATCAAAATGATCCGGGTGGTTCAAATAGGATTCTATTTTTTCTTGATAATCATCCATAGAGAAGAAAAAACGCTTTTTTTTCTTCTCTAAAAATGTGAGGGTTTCATTGGTTGCAATTCTATAGAGCCAGGTAAATAGGCTCGATTGTCCCTGAAATTTATCAATATGATGAAAGGCCTTGATAAAGGTGTTTTGGGTTAAATCATCCGCATCTTCATGAATCAAAACCATTCTTCGGATGACATGATATACCTTTTTCTGATACGTCTGGATCAATTGCCGGAAACCCATATCCCTGCTTACTGGGCTTTGAATCAAATGTAGAATTTCCTGATCTTTAGTATTCATCATTAAGACTTTGACCCTAAAAGCCGAGCGAGGTTTAATAGAATATCAAAAATTAGTTTTTAAACTGCTATTCACAAAAAAACCTTCAGCAAGATCGTTGTAGGTTATTCTTACTGAAGGTTTAAAAAAGAAGTTGGTTTGAATGTTAGATTTCTAATATGTAGTCAAGAATTCCTGCATTTTTCCCTTTCGGTCTTGTCACCAAAAGAGGCATACTATCGTTGTACTGGATTAATCTTTCGGCCATACTTCCTATAAATAGGGCAGTAGCAGCAGTCCTCCCTTTGGCTCCAATAATGATGCCGTCAGCTTTGATTTCCAAGGCCTTGGATACGATTTCTTCCACAGGGTCATCATTGTCATCCTTGGTATAAATCGGAGTGATCTTGATTCCCTTGGTATCTATTTTTCTGATAAATTTCTTGTAGTTTATTTCAGCATGTAGCTGCATGATTTGGGAGAATTCTTCATACGTTTTCCCTGTATAATGATAGCCTGAAGGAACTGAATAAACGTTTTGGCAAACAATTTCCAGATTATCTTTTCCATATTTATCAGCAACCATAATGGCTTCTTCCAGTGCATCTTTTGAATATTCTGAAAAATCGCTTGGAACCAATAGCTTGGTTAATTTAGGGAGGGACCCTTCTGGAATAATCAGGAGTGAACAACTTGCTCTTCTTGCCAGTCTAAGTGACGCAACCCCCGTACCAGGCAGATTAATTTTTCTACCTATAATAATCATATCAGCAGATTTCTCTTCTGCGAGCTTAAGGATTTTCTTGGAGAGAGAACCTTCTTTAACAACATAACTAAACGATACCCCTTTGGTATCCTTGTAGTTTTCTTTCACGACTGCTTCCATCGCTTCCTTTCTCTCATTGATCATGTTTTCAACAAGATTTGGGAACTCTTCTAGGACTTCTTTTGGAACAGTAAGGTTCTTAATAACATTTACAAAATAAATTTTCTTGGTCTGATTGACTTTCGAGATAAATTCTGCGTATTGGACCAACGTTTGATCCATTGGACTTTGATCTAGGCAGACGATTAGCTTTTTTATCAGATACATAATTCTCCAAAAGGTTTTGAGAGTGCAAATTTAGTTGGTTTCAAAAGAATGTGTAATGAAATTATAGAATAAAATTTTGAAATTTTAATTATTACAATTTTAAAAGTGCTTGTGACGGTACACAAGTATATGATTGTTAGGTACGAAGAGAACTAATTTTGAAAAAATAAAGAAAATTTAAACTACCGTTTGTCAATTGTTTGTCGAATTAAAGCCGATTCATTTAAACCTCCCCATTTTTATCCCGTATATTTGTAGCGGTCCGGGTCGTCGACATGTTCAAACTTCACAATTAACAAAATCACCGAGTGAAGCCCTCTCCAAAAACAGGCCTCACCTCTGTTCTGAATTTCAGGACGGGGCCTCGTCTCTTCGGAGTCAGGATAACAGTGGAAGTTTGCGGTTTCAAGGCAGCTCAAATCTTGTCTACTAGGAGGTTTGTAACACTCTAAGATCCGGACTTTTTACTTTTTAATTTTTCCAGAATCCATCTCCATTCTTCTTTTCCAGCTCCAAATACGAAGGAAAAAAACAGATACCCGATTAATACACACCCTGAAGTCAAGACCATCTCTAACATCGGTCCCTGTCCAAATTTCAGGAAATACATCGGAAGATAGGCCGCTATTCCCACTGCTAATATCTTAAGCGTTTCTATTGAGAAAGGATCAAATTGAAGTTTGATTTTTAGAAAGATATATTTCACCAAATTAAACAATAGCATGACCAAGGCAGAGGCAATTGCTGCTCCTTCAATACCATAAATGGGGATCAACCAATAATTAAGTCCAATAATGGTCAAACTCATGAGGATGGTGGCCACTAAATTGAATCTGTAATATTTAGAAAAAACCAACACCTCGCTATTGACTGAAAAGACCACATCAAATAGTTTTCCCAAACCAATAAGGAACACCACATACTTTCCAGTCTCATATATTTCTCTATTCGGGATCAAAAAATATAAACTGTCAATGTTGGCCCAAATCCCAATAAACAGTAAGAGGCAGATGTATAACTGCCGGTTGGAAACTTGCTTGTAGAGAAGATTAATTTCCTGAAAATTACCTTTAGTGAAATGGGCTGCGATCACCGGCATGACAACTTGCGAAATGGCCCTTCTAGGAAGTTCTATCACCAAAGCCATACTAAAGGCAATGGTGTAAATAGCATTCGCTTCCAAACTCACCATGGAACTTACCATGATGCTGTCAATTTTCATGATGAGGGTAGATGCTGCGGTAGCCAAAAAAGTGATTAGACTAAATCTTAGAAATGAACTTCTAAATCCCTTTGGAAAATTGCTCCATCGAAAATCAAACTTCAAAACACCCAGCCAGAGCAAATAAATCAATACTCCTGAAGTGGAAATCCCATACACCAAGACGAGTCCATACATCACAAATTCAAATCCTATCCAACCTAGGAAATAGGTTCCTACTAAGATTCCGGTCAGTAATCTTAAGAATACTTCCCTAAAAAAAGTAGGTACTGCGACTTTTAAATAGGACCGGGCATAGGAGTCAAAAATGCTACTCAAAAGGGAGAAGAGTGTAATCAATAACACCACTTGCAGGAAGTCGATTACTTGCGGTGAATTGGTTGCAAATAAGGCAATGAGTTGAGTTTTGAAAAGGAGAAATAAGGAGCAAACTAAAAAAAAACCACCTAATGCAAGGAGAATACTAAAGCTTAGGAAAGCGGAATGATTTGATTTGAGCTTTGGAAAATAACGGGTAATCCCATGACCCAAGCCCAACTGAGCAAAAGGAACAAACAATAAGCCCAAATCCTGAATGGTTCGGAATGTTCCTAATTGGGATGCTTCTAATGCATACGGAAATAACCATAACACATTAAAATAGCCTATGACTACTCCAATGTATGAGAAAAGTGCTGTTTGAAGACTCTGCTTGGCTATTTTGCCCATGAGCTTAAAAGTATCAAAAAAACTTAAAAATTGGGCGAAGAAAGAGAGGGTTTAGTTTTTGGCGCACTTTTCAC is a genomic window containing:
- the mscL gene encoding large-conductance mechanosensitive channel protein MscL, producing the protein MGMLKEFKDFAVKGNVVDLAVAVIIGGAFGKIVTSFVNDIVMPPIGLMIGGVNFKNLAVVLKEAVVDDAGEVVTAAVTLNYGAFIQNVVDFTIIAFVIFLAVKAINNMKKKEAAAPPPPPPAPPKSEVLLEEIRDLLKNKEK
- a CDS encoding Spy/CpxP family protein refolding chaperone; protein product: MKKYTIVLLFTLLVGAVYAQRGGERYDPEKLKAAKVAFITTRLDLNSEQAEKFWPIYNEFSDKREAMIRQMAELNDRRDQPISEEEAKNRVEKRFELQQQLLNEEKKFVSKASSVISYNQLFLLNGLSRDFARHIYQRQRREDR
- a CDS encoding RNA polymerase sigma factor gives rise to the protein MMNTKDQEILHLIQSPVSRDMGFRQLIQTYQKKVYHVIRRMVLIHEDADDLTQNTFIKAFHHIDKFQGQSSLFTWLYRIATNETLTFLEKKKKRFFFSMDDYQEKIESYLNHPDHFDGDQIQMKLQRAMQSLPEKQRLVFQLKNQEDLTYDQIAEITGTSIGALKASYHHAVKKIEQSVLEE
- a CDS encoding universal stress protein, which gives rise to MYLIKKLIVCLDQSPMDQTLVQYAEFISKVNQTKKIYFVNVIKNLTVPKEVLEEFPNLVENMINERKEAMEAVVKENYKDTKGVSFSYVVKEGSLSKKILKLAEEKSADMIIIGRKINLPGTGVASLRLARRASCSLLIIPEGSLPKLTKLLVPSDFSEYSKDALEEAIMVADKYGKDNLEIVCQNVYSVPSGYHYTGKTYEEFSQIMQLHAEINYKKFIRKIDTKGIKITPIYTKDDNDDPVEEIVSKALEIKADGIIIGAKGRTAATALFIGSMAERLIQYNDSMPLLVTRPKGKNAGILDYILEI
- a CDS encoding lipopolysaccharide biosynthesis protein, whose translation is MGKIAKQSLQTALFSYIGVVIGYFNVLWLFPYALEASQLGTFRTIQDLGLLFVPFAQLGLGHGITRYFPKLKSNHSAFLSFSILLALGGFFLVCSLFLLFKTQLIALFATNSPQVIDFLQVVLLITLFSLLSSIFDSYARSYLKVAVPTFFREVFLRLLTGILVGTYFLGWIGFEFVMYGLVLVYGISTSGVLIYLLWLGVLKFDFRWSNFPKGFRSSFLRFSLITFLATAASTLIMKIDSIMVSSMVSLEANAIYTIAFSMALVIELPRRAISQVVMPVIAAHFTKGNFQEINLLYKQVSNRQLYICLLLFIGIWANIDSLYFLIPNREIYETGKYVVFLIGLGKLFDVVFSVNSEVLVFSKYYRFNLVATILMSLTIIGLNYWLIPIYGIEGAAIASALVMLLFNLVKYIFLKIKLQFDPFSIETLKILAVGIAAYLPMYFLKFGQGPMLEMVLTSGCVLIGYLFFSFVFGAGKEEWRWILEKLKSKKSGS